The Microcebus murinus isolate Inina chromosome 4, M.murinus_Inina_mat1.0, whole genome shotgun sequence genome has a segment encoding these proteins:
- the LOC105861328 gene encoding olfactory receptor 2G3-like, protein MDSMKTNFTVTEFVFLGLSSQPKMQPIVFVMFLFFYLLTVSGNIIIITIIQIEPRLQTPMYFFLTNLSFLDICYTSTNVPQMLSNMVRKKNTISFSGCATQMYFSLSFGMIECVLLGVMAYDRYVAICHPLHYTVIMDRNTCVQLAVMSWSSSFLSSMVINVLTLSLPYCGPNTLNHFFCEVLSVLKLACTDTSLTEFVVFIFSIIIVFIPFLLIVVSYARILQSVLRMRSASGRYKALSTCASHLTVVALFYGTASFMYMRPPSKSSWAGGKIITVFYTVVTPMLNPLIYSLRNQDVKGALRRAIMKQRT, encoded by the coding sequence ATGGATTCCATGAAAACGAACTTCACTGTGACTGAATTTGTTTTCCTGGGTCTCTCATCTCAGCCAAAGATGCAGCCTATTGTTTTCGTTAtgttcttgttcttttatttattaacagtATCTGGGAATATTATCATCATTACTATTATCCAGATAGAACCTCGTCTCCAaacccccatgtacttcttcctcacTAATTTGTCGTTCCTGGACATTTGCTACACGTCCACCAATGTCCCACAAATGCTGTCCAACATGGTGAGGAAAAAGAATACCATCTCATTCTCTGGCTGTGCTACTCAGATGtacttctccctctcctttggAATGATTGAGTGTGTTCTTCTCGGTGTCATGGCTTATGACAGGTATGTGGCCATTTGTCATCCTCTTCATTACACTGTCATTATGGATCGTAACACCTGTGTCCAACTGGCAGTCATGTCCTGGTCCAGTAGTTTCCTGAGTTCCATGGTTATCAATGTCCTCACCTTGAGTTTGCCCTACTGTGGGCCCAATACCCTGAATCACTTTTTCTGTGAGGTGCTTTCTGTCCTGAAGCTGGCTTGCACAGATACCTCCCTCACTGAATTCGTTGTTTTTATCTTCAGCATCATCATCGTCTTCATCCCTTTCCTACTCATTGTTGTTTCATATGCCCGGATCCTTCAGTCTGTTCTCAGGATGCGGTCAGCCTCTGGCAGATACAAAGCACTAtccacctgtgcctcccactTGACAGTGGTGGCCTTATTTTATGGGACTGCCAGCTTCATGTACATGAGACCTCCATCAAAGTCATCCTGGGCTGGAGGCAAGATCATTACAGTGTTCTACACAGTGGTCACACCCATGCTCAACCCCTTGATTTACAGCCTAAGGAACCAGGATGTGAAAGGAGCTTTAAGAAGAGCTATCATGAAACAGAGAACATGA